The genomic segment GTGACGGGCCATCACTTCCCCACCCGGCGTGCCCCATGCCGTACGGGGGACGGGGCCGGCCGTACGGGGGACGGGCCGGCTGTCCGAAGGCGGGCCGGCCGTGCGGACGGGCCCGCCGGGCCGCCCGCCCGGCTGCCGCGCGCCGGAGGCCCGTTCCGGCCCGGACCGCGGCGCCGTCCCCGTACGGCTCAGGCCAGGAACCCCCGCAGCAGCGACGCCGTGCCCGCGCAGTGCTCGCGCATCACCTCGCGGGCGCCGTCCGCGTCACCCTCCAGGACGGCCTCCACCAGCGCCGTGTGCTGGCGCTGCGAGTGCTCCAGGTTCCGCACGAGCAGCGGGATGCGGTCCAGCAGGTCGTTCAGGGAGGCCCGGACGGCGGCGTACTGGGCGGCCAGGGTGGGGGAGCCGCTGAGCTCCGCCAGCGTCAGGTGGAGCAGGGTGTCCAGCCGCCGGTAGTCCGACGGGGTCGCGTCGCGGGTGGCGGCCAGCGCGGCGCGCAGCCGGTCCGCCGAGCGGCCGGTGAGGCCGTCCTCCGCGCACAGGCCGGCCGCCCCGACCTCCAGCACCTCACGGAACCGGAGCGCGTCCTCGACGTCCACCTCCGCGATCCTCCGCCGCAGTCCGGCCTCCGCGCCGCCGCCCGCTCCGGGGCCCGGCAGGACGAACGTTCCGCCGTAGCGGCCGCGGCGGCTCTCGACGAGCCCCTGGTCGGCGAGCACCTTCAGCACCTCGCGGAGCGTCACCCGGCTGATGCCCAGCCGCCCCGCCAGCTCCCGCTCGGACGGCAGCCGCCCGCCCGGCTCCACCAGGCCCAGGCGCAG from the Streptomyces xinghaiensis S187 genome contains:
- a CDS encoding FadR/GntR family transcriptional regulator, giving the protein MSGDGAPDAESGGVESGGTSGSAEPGSADRLAPVLRPVRAGNGFEEALEQILQVLRLGLVEPGGRLPSERELAGRLGISRVTLREVLKVLADQGLVESRRGRYGGTFVLPGPGAGGGAEAGLRRRIAEVDVEDALRFREVLEVGAAGLCAEDGLTGRSADRLRAALAATRDATPSDYRRLDTLLHLTLAELSGSPTLAAQYAAVRASLNDLLDRIPLLVRNLEHSQRQHTALVEAVLEGDADGAREVMREHCAGTASLLRGFLA